From one Mycobacteriales bacterium genomic stretch:
- a CDS encoding SRPBCC family protein, whose amino-acid sequence MADVEVTREIRAPAELVWGLVADVTRMPEWSPQTIAIEWLRGANRPVRGASFRGTNRNGTKTWKSVSTVVDADPGKAFSFLVKVGGMSVAEWGYTFAPTADGCAVTESWTDRRNPLLKLLSGPATGVADRASHNRAGMTQTLERLATAAESSSPGD is encoded by the coding sequence GTGGCGGATGTCGAGGTCACCCGGGAGATCCGTGCTCCCGCGGAGCTGGTGTGGGGGCTGGTTGCCGACGTCACCCGGATGCCCGAGTGGTCGCCGCAGACCATCGCAATCGAGTGGCTCCGCGGTGCGAACCGGCCGGTCCGCGGCGCGTCGTTCCGCGGAACTAATCGCAACGGCACGAAGACCTGGAAGTCGGTCTCAACCGTCGTCGATGCGGATCCCGGCAAGGCGTTCAGCTTCCTCGTCAAGGTCGGCGGAATGAGCGTCGCCGAGTGGGGATACACCTTCGCGCCGACTGCCGACGGTTGCGCGGTGACGGAGTCGTGGACCGATCGTCGCAACCCGCTGCTGAAGCTGTTGAGCGGGCCGGCGACCGGCGTCGCGGACCGGGCCTCCCACAACCGCGCCGGGATGACGCAAACCCTCGAACGACTCGCGACCGCGGCCGAGAGTTCGTCGCCGGGAGACTGA
- the rpmG gene encoding 50S ribosomal protein L33, whose amino-acid sequence MAATDVRPKITLACAECKHRNYITKKNRRNDPDRLELKKFCPNCRRHTEHRETR is encoded by the coding sequence GTGGCAGCCACCGACGTCCGACCCAAGATCACGCTGGCCTGCGCGGAGTGTAAGCACCGGAACTACATCACCAAGAAGAACCGGCGCAACGACCCCGACCGGCTCGAGCTGAAGAAGTTCTGCCCTAACTGTCGCCGCCACACAGAACACCGCGAAACTCGCTGA
- a CDS encoding phytanoyl-CoA dioxygenase family protein — protein MTALGTDQEVANRVLADLDRDGYSVVESLLRPDRAAAIRDGLRGILDATPTGRNDFEGFQTRRIYAIFAKTRVFDDLAVHPLLLTVLDAMLGPSYQLSAPTGIEIAPGEKAQFLHTDDGIYPLPRPHPEVVLNTMWALDDFTVDNGATRVVPGSHRWTDRMPVDPDETVTITMPAGSVLFIRGTLWHGGGANRTDRTRLGVLLEYAAGWLRQQENHVLAVPPEIVRTLEPRLQELLGYGIHPPFVGYVDGRHPRRVLGQ, from the coding sequence ATGACGGCGCTCGGCACCGACCAGGAGGTCGCGAACCGGGTGCTGGCGGACCTCGATCGGGACGGTTACTCGGTCGTCGAGTCGCTGCTGCGCCCGGACCGGGCCGCGGCGATCCGCGACGGCCTGCGCGGGATCCTCGACGCCACACCCACCGGGCGCAACGACTTCGAGGGTTTCCAGACCCGGCGGATCTACGCGATCTTCGCCAAGACCCGGGTCTTCGACGACCTCGCCGTACACCCGCTGCTCCTGACGGTGCTCGACGCGATGCTCGGCCCGAGCTACCAGCTGAGCGCGCCGACGGGAATCGAGATCGCACCGGGCGAGAAGGCGCAGTTCCTGCATACCGACGACGGGATCTATCCGTTGCCCCGGCCGCATCCGGAGGTCGTGCTCAACACGATGTGGGCGCTCGACGACTTCACCGTGGACAACGGCGCCACCCGCGTCGTGCCCGGCAGCCACCGCTGGACCGACCGGATGCCGGTCGACCCCGACGAGACGGTGACCATCACAATGCCGGCCGGATCGGTGCTGTTCATCCGCGGCACGCTCTGGCACGGCGGCGGCGCCAACCGCACCGACCGCACCCGGCTCGGGGTCCTGCTGGAGTACGCCGCGGGCTGGCTGCGCCAGCAGGAGAACCACGTCCTCGCCGTACCGCCGGAGATCGTCCGCACCCTGGAGCCCAGGTTGCAGGAACTGCTCGGCTACGGCATCCACCCGCCGTTCGTCGGGTACGTCGACGGCCGCCACCCTCGACGGGTCCTCGGCCAGTAG
- a CDS encoding YajQ family cyclic di-GMP-binding protein gives MADASFDVVSKVDHQEVDNALNQAAKEVGQRFDFKGTGASIAWSGQDGVVITANSDERVKAVLEVFKERLVRRQVSLKALDHGDPQAAAGNTSRLAIAIRQGIDSEKARAIVKKIKSDGPKAVHVAVQGDTVRVSGKKRDDLQTVIAMLRESDFGIPLQFENYR, from the coding sequence ATGGCGGATGCGTCGTTCGACGTCGTCAGCAAGGTCGACCACCAGGAGGTCGACAACGCGCTCAACCAGGCCGCGAAGGAGGTCGGGCAGCGCTTCGACTTCAAGGGCACCGGCGCGTCCATCGCGTGGAGCGGCCAGGACGGCGTGGTCATCACGGCTAACAGCGACGAGCGGGTCAAGGCGGTGCTCGAGGTCTTCAAGGAGCGCCTCGTGCGCCGGCAGGTCTCGCTCAAGGCGCTCGACCACGGCGACCCGCAGGCCGCGGCCGGCAACACGTCTCGGCTTGCGATCGCGATCCGGCAGGGCATCGACTCGGAGAAGGCTCGCGCGATCGTGAAGAAGATCAAGTCGGATGGGCCGAAGGCGGTCCACGTCGCCGTACAGGGCGACACGGTCCGGGTCTCCGGCAAGAAGCGCGACGACCTGCAGACCGTGATCGCGATGCTGCGCGAGTCCGACTTCGGCATCCCGCTGCAGTTCGAGAACTACCGCTAG
- a CDS encoding magnesium transporter CorA family protein, whose translation MIKTRLYREGNCIDENFDPQRISDHLETRNCVVWLDLEAPTKDDFALIAEEFSLNPLAVEDATAERQRPKLDHYDDHIFISLYDVGLQADGEMTAHELAIFASKQYLITVRKTPGYSMDPIVARWDDNKNLAKYGVGFLMWGLLDVVVDGHFQTVQQLDDQIEELEDLLFSDSDTGTKVQRQSYELRKSLVRMRRVVLPTREVVNALMRRESGMVDDALLPYYQDVYDHVLRAADWTDSLRDLVSTILETNLTIQGNRMNLIMKQVTSWAAIIAVPAVITGYYGMNVLTYPNSGTKAGGYTALGLSVGFVVLLWMMFRRRNWL comes from the coding sequence GTGATCAAGACCCGCCTCTACCGCGAAGGCAACTGCATCGACGAGAACTTCGACCCGCAGCGCATCTCGGACCATCTCGAAACCAGGAACTGCGTGGTCTGGCTCGACCTCGAAGCGCCGACGAAGGACGACTTCGCGCTGATCGCGGAGGAGTTCTCGCTCAACCCGCTGGCGGTCGAGGACGCGACGGCCGAACGGCAGCGGCCCAAGCTCGACCACTACGACGACCACATCTTCATCTCGCTCTACGACGTCGGCCTCCAAGCCGACGGCGAGATGACCGCGCACGAGCTGGCGATCTTCGCCTCGAAGCAGTACCTGATCACCGTGCGCAAGACGCCGGGCTACTCGATGGACCCGATCGTCGCGCGGTGGGACGACAACAAGAACCTGGCGAAGTACGGCGTCGGTTTTCTCATGTGGGGACTGCTCGACGTCGTCGTCGACGGTCACTTCCAGACCGTGCAGCAGCTCGACGACCAGATCGAAGAGCTCGAGGACCTGCTCTTCTCGGACTCGGACACCGGGACGAAGGTGCAGCGGCAGTCCTACGAGCTGCGCAAGTCGCTGGTCCGGATGCGCCGGGTCGTGCTGCCGACGCGTGAGGTCGTCAACGCGCTGATGCGCCGCGAGAGCGGGATGGTCGACGACGCGCTGCTGCCGTACTACCAGGACGTCTACGACCACGTGCTGCGCGCCGCGGACTGGACCGACTCGTTGCGCGACCTGGTCTCGACGATCCTCGAGACGAACCTCACCATCCAGGGCAACCGGATGAACCTCATCATGAAGCAGGTCACGTCGTGGGCGGCGATCATCGCCGTACCGGCCGTGATCACCGGCTACTACGGCATGAACGTGCTGACCTACCCGAACTCCGGAACGAAAGCCGGCGGCTACACTGCACTCGGGCTCAGCGTCGGCTTCGTCGTCCTGCTCTGGATGATGTTCCGCCGCCGCAACTGGCTCTGA
- a CDS encoding 4Fe-4S binding protein — MNAESAGLPHRSRGVIALVEDNCTSCMLCARECPDWCIYIDSHPETEPPAAPGGRPRTVHVLDRFAIDYALCMYCGICIEACPFDALHWSPEFSYAEPGIAELIQERDRLGAWVATVPPAEADGNLDRRGAAR, encoded by the coding sequence GTGAACGCCGAAAGCGCCGGGCTCCCGCACCGCAGCCGAGGGGTCATCGCGCTGGTCGAGGACAACTGCACCTCGTGCATGCTCTGCGCGCGCGAGTGCCCGGACTGGTGCATCTATATCGACTCGCATCCGGAGACCGAGCCGCCGGCCGCACCTGGCGGACGGCCGCGCACCGTGCACGTGCTCGACCGCTTCGCGATCGACTACGCCTTGTGCATGTACTGCGGGATCTGCATCGAGGCGTGCCCGTTCGACGCGCTGCACTGGTCGCCGGAGTTCTCGTACGCGGAGCCGGGGATCGCGGAGCTCATTCAGGAACGCGACCGGCTCGGCGCCTGGGTCGCGACGGTGCCGCCGGCAGAGGCGGATGGCAACCTCGACCGGCGAGGCGCGGCGCGCTGA
- a CDS encoding NADH-quinone oxidoreductase subunit C — protein MSAADVLTVVGATASVTEEFGCLTVDVPAADWLAAASALRDDQRATYTYFDWLSAYDDLDAGVAVVVRLWSPSKRRGVLLRTRVPHDDGVLPTLTGLWPGANWHERETLEMFGVRFEGHPNPIPLLLPDGFDAHPLRKDFMLASRVAKPWPGAKEPGESDRDLEPSAAPRRRRARPPGVPDPGSWGPAS, from the coding sequence GTGAGTGCGGCCGACGTCCTGACTGTGGTCGGCGCCACCGCGTCGGTCACGGAGGAGTTCGGTTGCCTGACCGTCGACGTGCCGGCGGCCGACTGGCTTGCGGCCGCCAGCGCACTGCGTGACGACCAACGCGCGACATACACCTACTTCGACTGGCTCTCGGCGTACGACGACCTCGACGCCGGGGTTGCGGTGGTGGTCCGGTTGTGGTCGCCTTCGAAGCGGCGTGGGGTGCTGCTGCGGACCCGGGTTCCGCACGACGACGGCGTCCTGCCCACCCTCACCGGACTGTGGCCGGGCGCCAACTGGCACGAGCGCGAGACCCTCGAGATGTTCGGCGTGCGCTTCGAGGGTCACCCGAACCCGATCCCGCTTCTGCTGCCGGACGGGTTCGACGCGCACCCGCTGCGCAAGGACTTCATGCTGGCATCGCGGGTCGCGAAGCCGTGGCCGGGCGCCAAGGAGCCCGGCGAGTCCGATCGCGACCTCGAACCCAGTGCTGCACCGCGCCGGCGCCGCGCGCGCCCTCCGGGCGTGCCCGACCCCGGCTCGTGGGGGCCGGCGTCGTGA
- the nuoB gene encoding NADH-quinone oxidoreductase subunit NuoB has product MPAIPVSIGRAPGDAPAPIRFALAGGRELSLWVFDVGLACCAVEFASATMRYPDRLRGGVDGVAGADAIDVVVVSGTVTDKMAPAVRAVYDRLPDPKYVVSFGSCANCGGPYWDSYSVTKGIDQLIPVDVYVPGCPPRPEALLDGLDLLQQRIEGAA; this is encoded by the coding sequence GTGCCCGCGATCCCGGTGTCGATCGGCCGCGCTCCTGGCGACGCGCCGGCGCCGATCCGGTTTGCACTCGCCGGCGGTCGCGAGCTCTCGCTGTGGGTGTTCGACGTGGGGCTGGCCTGCTGCGCGGTGGAGTTCGCGTCGGCGACGATGCGCTACCCGGACCGGCTGCGCGGCGGAGTGGACGGAGTGGCCGGAGCCGATGCGATCGACGTGGTCGTCGTCTCCGGCACGGTCACGGACAAGATGGCGCCCGCGGTCCGCGCGGTCTACGACCGCTTGCCTGACCCCAAGTACGTCGTGTCGTTCGGCTCCTGCGCCAACTGCGGCGGACCGTACTGGGATTCGTACTCCGTGACCAAGGGGATCGACCAGCTGATCCCGGTCGACGTGTACGTCCCGGGCTGCCCGCCCCGACCGGAGGCGTTGCTCGACGGCCTCGACCTGTTGCAGCAGCGGATCGAGGGTGCGGCGTGA
- a CDS encoding acyclic terpene utilization AtuA family protein, translating into MARAVRIGNCSGFYGDRFSAMREMLEGGELDVLTGDYLAELTMLLLWRSAAKDPDRGYGTSFVRQLEDCLELAWERGVRIVANAGGLNPAGCANAVRELAGKLGLRVNVAHVEGDDLLPRRDELAAEGIKLPADTVTANAYLGGWGIATALDRGAQVVVTGRVTDAALVIGPAAWYHGWAVDDYDALAGALVAGHVLECGAQASGGNYSFFTEVPGIEHVGFPYAEVFEDGTSVITKQDGTGGLVDIGTVTAQLLYEIGPPLYLNPDVTAEFGSVELNQEGPDRVRITGPGGGAVRGHRPPEHTKVAVNTLGGFRNSMTFLLTGLDIEAKADLVRRQLAPRLDGIGDVDFSLARTDHDNPVTNEQATARLTVTVKDHDGARIGREFSSAAVELALASYPGATMTTPPGDATPYGVYQPLLLPNHLVTQRVVTDDGTAVDIEPPAGAAIERARLLPRRPPADPPEDWGPIWHVPLGSLVGARSGDKGGDANVGLWVATDAAYHWLRHELDVDCFKALLPETAGLDVTRYELPNLRALNFVVAGLLGDGVAASTRQDPQAKGLGEWLRSRYMEIPVALLEA; encoded by the coding sequence ATGGCCAGAGCGGTGCGAATCGGCAACTGCTCCGGCTTCTACGGCGACCGCTTCAGCGCCATGCGCGAGATGCTCGAAGGCGGCGAGCTCGACGTCCTCACCGGCGACTACCTCGCCGAGCTGACGATGCTGCTGCTCTGGCGCAGCGCAGCCAAGGACCCCGACCGCGGCTACGGCACCTCCTTCGTCCGCCAGCTCGAGGACTGCCTCGAGTTGGCCTGGGAGCGTGGCGTCAGGATCGTCGCGAACGCCGGCGGCCTGAACCCGGCCGGGTGCGCCAATGCCGTACGAGAACTGGCCGGGAAGCTCGGCCTGCGGGTCAACGTCGCGCACGTCGAAGGCGACGACCTGCTCCCCCGCCGCGACGAGCTTGCGGCCGAGGGAATCAAGCTGCCAGCCGACACCGTCACGGCCAATGCCTACCTCGGCGGCTGGGGCATCGCGACCGCGCTCGACCGCGGTGCGCAGGTCGTCGTCACCGGGCGCGTTACCGACGCCGCGCTGGTGATCGGCCCGGCCGCCTGGTACCACGGCTGGGCGGTCGACGACTACGACGCGCTCGCGGGCGCGCTCGTTGCAGGCCATGTCCTCGAATGCGGGGCACAGGCGAGCGGCGGGAACTACTCGTTCTTCACCGAGGTGCCAGGCATCGAGCACGTCGGCTTCCCGTATGCCGAGGTCTTCGAGGACGGCACGTCGGTCATCACGAAGCAGGACGGCACCGGCGGCCTGGTCGACATCGGCACGGTCACCGCTCAGCTGCTGTACGAGATCGGTCCGCCGCTGTACCTCAACCCCGATGTCACGGCCGAGTTCGGCAGCGTCGAGCTCAACCAGGAGGGGCCGGACCGCGTGCGGATCACCGGGCCTGGTGGCGGTGCAGTGCGAGGACATCGCCCGCCCGAGCACACGAAGGTTGCGGTCAACACGCTCGGCGGGTTCCGCAACTCGATGACCTTCCTGCTCACCGGACTCGACATCGAGGCGAAGGCCGACCTGGTCCGCCGCCAGCTCGCGCCACGACTCGACGGCATCGGGGACGTCGACTTCTCCCTTGCGAGAACGGACCACGACAACCCGGTGACCAACGAGCAGGCGACGGCCCGGCTGACCGTGACCGTGAAGGACCACGACGGTGCGCGGATCGGTCGCGAGTTCTCGAGCGCGGCGGTCGAGCTGGCCCTCGCGAGCTACCCGGGTGCGACGATGACCACGCCGCCCGGCGACGCGACGCCGTACGGCGTCTACCAGCCGCTGCTGCTGCCGAACCACCTGGTCACTCAACGCGTCGTGACCGATGACGGCACCGCCGTCGACATCGAGCCACCGGCCGGAGCGGCAATCGAGCGCGCCCGGTTGCTGCCGCGTCGGCCGCCGGCGGATCCGCCCGAGGACTGGGGTCCGATCTGGCATGTGCCGCTCGGGTCGCTGGTGGGCGCGCGCAGCGGGGACAAGGGCGGCGACGCCAATGTCGGCCTTTGGGTGGCGACGGATGCCGCCTACCACTGGCTGCGACACGAGCTCGACGTCGACTGTTTCAAGGCGCTGCTGCCGGAGACCGCCGGGTTGGACGTCACCCGGTACGAGCTGCCCAACCTGCGGGCGTTGAACTTCGTCGTCGCCGGGTTGCTCGGTGACGGTGTCGCGGCATCGACCCGTCAGGACCCGCAGGCAAAGGGCCTCGGCGAGTGGCTGCGTTCCCGGTACATGGAGATCCCGGTCGCCCTGCTCGAGGCTTGA
- a CDS encoding GNAT family N-acetyltransferase, with amino-acid sequence MPELALPTTAVKDSFLAAMAEFRAEGRGGADDDSMIASELRRYSSSWASDEGFASYVDELRAQAYEETPRPEGYVPSTTWWYVDGEDYLGRLALRHRLTPHLLEVGGHIGYDVRPTARRRGHATAMLKSALPHANAMGIESALLTCDSGNVGSRKVIEAAGGVLEDERSGKLRFWVPTG; translated from the coding sequence ATGCCCGAGCTCGCGCTGCCGACGACCGCCGTCAAGGACTCGTTTCTTGCCGCCATGGCGGAGTTCCGCGCCGAGGGCCGGGGCGGCGCCGACGACGACTCGATGATCGCGAGTGAGCTTCGCCGGTACTCGTCGAGCTGGGCGAGCGACGAGGGTTTCGCGTCGTACGTCGATGAGCTGCGCGCGCAGGCCTATGAAGAAACGCCGCGCCCCGAGGGCTACGTGCCGTCGACGACCTGGTGGTATGTCGATGGCGAGGACTACCTCGGCCGGCTCGCGCTTCGCCACCGGCTGACCCCGCACCTGCTCGAGGTCGGCGGGCACATCGGCTACGACGTTCGACCGACCGCGCGCCGCCGCGGCCACGCAACCGCGATGCTGAAATCCGCGTTGCCGCACGCCAACGCGATGGGAATCGAGTCAGCGTTGCTGACGTGCGACAGCGGCAACGTCGGGTCGCGAAAGGTGATCGAAGCCGCCGGCGGCGTGCTCGAGGACGAGCGGAGCGGCAAGCTGCGGTTCTGGGTGCCGACCGGCTGA
- a CDS encoding polyprenyl synthetase family protein gives MNTLGLTIEPGLEAVLAEGLTSVESMLRDEVKSADDFVSEAASHLVAAGGKRFRPLVTLLAAQLGDPAAPGVVPAAVVVELTHLATLYHDDVMDEATLRRGADSVNSRWGNAVAILVGDFLFARASDILADLGPEAVRLQARTFERLVHGQIRETVGPGPGADPVEHYLRVLVDKTGSLIGTSARFGAMLSGASPAETELLTQWGERIGVAFQLSDDLLDLEADSDELGKVPGTDLREGVPTLPVLMLRATGREEDAALVAALDGDLSDDGALDAVRSQLRAHAVMAEARAVTARWAEDARATLDTLPPSTAKAALESLCDFVVARTS, from the coding sequence ATGAACACCCTCGGCCTCACCATCGAGCCGGGCCTGGAAGCGGTGCTGGCCGAAGGACTGACCTCGGTCGAGTCGATGCTGCGCGACGAGGTGAAGTCGGCCGACGACTTCGTGAGCGAGGCAGCCAGTCACCTCGTCGCCGCCGGCGGCAAGCGGTTCCGCCCATTGGTCACGTTGCTGGCGGCGCAGCTGGGTGACCCGGCAGCGCCCGGCGTCGTGCCGGCCGCGGTCGTCGTCGAGCTGACCCATCTCGCGACGCTCTACCACGACGACGTCATGGACGAGGCAACGCTTCGGCGCGGTGCCGACTCGGTGAACTCGCGCTGGGGCAACGCGGTCGCGATCCTGGTCGGCGACTTCCTGTTCGCCCGCGCATCGGACATCCTCGCCGACCTCGGGCCGGAAGCGGTGCGGCTGCAGGCCCGTACCTTCGAGCGGCTCGTGCACGGCCAGATCCGCGAGACCGTCGGTCCGGGGCCCGGTGCCGACCCGGTCGAGCACTACCTGCGGGTCCTCGTCGACAAGACCGGCTCGCTGATCGGTACGTCGGCGCGGTTCGGCGCGATGCTGTCCGGCGCCTCACCGGCCGAGACCGAGCTGCTCACCCAGTGGGGCGAGCGGATCGGCGTCGCCTTCCAGCTCTCCGACGACCTGCTCGACCTCGAGGCCGACTCGGACGAGCTGGGCAAGGTGCCGGGCACCGACCTGCGCGAGGGTGTGCCGACCCTGCCGGTGCTGATGCTGCGAGCGACCGGCCGCGAGGAGGACGCCGCTCTCGTCGCGGCGCTGGACGGCGACCTTTCCGACGACGGCGCGCTCGATGCCGTGCGAAGCCAGCTGCGGGCGCATGCGGTGATGGCCGAGGCGCGGGCCGTCACCGCGCGCTGGGCCGAGGATGCCCGGGCGACCCTCGACACGCTGCCGCCGTCGACGGCGAAGGCGGCGCTGGAGTCGCTCTGCGACTTCGTCGTCGCCCGCACGTCCTGA